The following is a genomic window from Candidatus Omnitrophota bacterium.
TTAAGATATAAGATAACTCGTCTAAGGAAAGCTCGTTTACCAATTGTTCTGCTTTAAGAGAGCTTTTTGTGTTCATTCTCATGTCCAGCGGGCCGTTATATCGAAAGCTGAAACCTCGTTCAGGCGTCTCAATCTGAAATAAAGACAGGCCCAGATCAAACAAAATCCCATCTACCCTGGATATCTTTAATCCAGCCAGTATACTATCTAAATTCTGGAAATTATCGTTTATTAAGGTGTGCAACCCCTTGAATTCTTTGAGGTTATCACCTGCTTTCTCTATTGCCTGGCCATCCTGATCGATCCCGACCAGCCTGCCGCCTGGCCGGATCCGGGAACAAATTGCTTTTGAGTGTCCCCCGCCCCCAATCGTACAATCTATAATTACACCGCCTGGTTTTGGTCTTAAATACTCTATCACTTCATCAAGCATTACAGGCTTATGTATTATCAAAGCTCCTGAGCGCATCTACGGTATCATCGTAAATATCGATTAACTTGTTCACTCCTGTTTTTTTAAATAACTTCA
Proteins encoded in this region:
- the rsmH gene encoding 16S rRNA (cytosine(1402)-N(4))-methyltransferase RsmH; the encoded protein is MLDEVIEYLRPKPGGVIIDCTIGGGGHSKAICSRIRPGGRLVGIDQDGQAIEKAGDNLKEFKGLHTLINDNFQNLDSILAGLKISRVDGILFDLGLSLFQIETPERGFSFRYNGPLDMRMNTKSSLKAEQLVNELSLDELSYILSTYGQERWANRIARNIVRVRKTSFIGTTAQLADIIIRAVPFKQRYYKINPATRTFQALRIVVNKELEILEKSLSNAISYLKSGARICVISFHSLEDRIVKNQFRQYSDQDVIRLINKKPLTPSRAEVVKNPRSRSAKLRIAEHL